From the genome of Anopheles funestus chromosome 2RL, idAnoFuneDA-416_04, whole genome shotgun sequence:
AGTAGAACCATTCCAAACGGTAtgcagttttatgtttttccagATTTCTCTATTGAAAACAACGTTCACAAAATATGACAACCGCGCAACAATCAACACAACAACGTGCACGCAAGTATCGTTGTATCCTGTGACCCTTGCCCCCAGCTGAGGAGCCCTCCCTATGATCTACGGAAGCAgcgttattgttttttttttattcactggAAGATGGACCATTTCACACCAGGAGGAATTtgaccagcaaaaaaaaaaacaaaacgattctaTTACACCTCACACGCAAGTAAGTtgataagtgaattaattacAAGAAGATAAACGCACGCGGCACCGTAGTAGTAGGGGAATCAAGAGAGAAATGTTTAGAGAGTTTATAGAACAAGCGCTTCAGAATGGgaaatacatacatatatatttcccaaataattatttgcaaaagTACTCTCTCGTTCTCGCGGTGAGGGAAATTTTGattcaaatttatattaacaaacaatttgtACAATTAAGGATAGGGAGAGAAAGTGAAAATCTTGACAGAAGATACACAAATCGTAAAAGCGCGCGCGCTAGTGTAGTAGTTAATTCCACCGCATTTTCTACATTTCGTTCCCTTTTCTGGGCGGCCATGGCTCTGATGGTTAGTTGAATCTGCTTTTATCGCAACGTGTACGTTCATTATCAGAAATAATTAGCAGCTTTTCGGTGAAGCAGTTCAGATGTTACACAACTGGGAAGAAGGACTGGTAAGTTGACCTTGTTTTGGGTCTACTGCCGCCCGGGAAACGGAACCGACGTTTTAcatattctttttcttctataaaCTTCCATCATCGATGCGTCATAATCATACTTACAAGTAGGGAGCAGAGAAGAGCATATTTAACGTtgaatttaaatgtttgtttatctaCAACGCGACTGCTGTACATTTTTAATTCTGCCTTTCCAACACACACAGTTTCtacgaaaaatataaaacaattgcaATTGTAATTGAAAACCATGATCCACGTGGCTAATGGTTTAAAGGTGGTAAACGGTTAGATTTTGGGTTTCAGTTCTACATTATTAGGGttagtattttttctttttgtaaaagTTGAAGCTCTCGCGCATTATGATTTAGAGGCGAGCTGGTGTTAGAAGAGTTTCAATCCAATAAACACGCTTTCGTTTTTCTACCTGTTTATTATCTGTACTAGCTTCTAGTAACATATAGTCCACATGGTGTATTGTCGTGCACGCCCCTCCAATGTCGACAATGTACGTGGAGCCGTAAAAAGATCAAATAAAAAGCTAAACAACTACTAAACAATATCCACTATCTGTCTGTGACGTGTTTTATTTACCGAAACGTTAGGgtgttaatttaataattgaagaaatttccaTCACCCGACTGGCGGGAATAGCCCGGATTCGTTAGCGGTGTGTGTGGTCCAGTATTCATCAGCTTCACACTGTTCGGTGATGATTTTTCCCGCAATCCACCAATGAGCAGCGGATGCTTTAGTGGGATGATCTTCTCCGGACTCAAATCGCGTGTATTCCGCAACCGCCGGAAAGTACTGCGGCCCAACGTTTCCTCCTGCAGCACGACGTCGTTTTTGCCAAgaaacaaatcatccgaatGGTTGTACTGGGCGGCAAGCGTTATGTCTAACGAATCTAGGGGGATTTTactaaaagaaaggaaaatagagCTCGGTAGCGATTAATTTGCTTTAGATTATTGAGTAAGGTCTTGAATTTTACCCATGATTAACAAAATGCGCTGCGCGCCGTGCCGAACTCAGCGTTTGATGGTAGAAAACACGTTCATTGGGTGGCAACGAGTCGGACCAGCGTTTCGAGGCATGGGTTTGCGGTGGTACAGGCAACGTTTTACGATAGATTCCTTCTCCATCGATGCAGGGAATGTGTTCCTCGTTTCGTTCACGTTTAATCGGAGTTTCTGGTTGCTTCTGTACCATTTTTTGCTAAATACCAACGCACACCAACcacacaaaaagcaacaaaaaagggcttCAGTTTCAAATTGTAAACAGCTCTCGcaagatttattattttccaaaattgAATTTCACTTTTCCGCTCGTGGTAAGCTACTGGCGCCCAAAGCCTTCTACATTCTGGGCAAACTTCACATCGCTCAGTTAAAACATCGCCTACTACGATAACAACAGCAGAAAACTAACGTGAAATATGTGTACAGGCATGTGGGAAGGTTATGTTTAATcgattttccttccctttccaGCGACTCAACGCGGTACATAACATTACCATACCGACGCATGCAATTTCCGGGCTCGGGTCGACATTCCCATAGTAACTACAAACCGCTATTCCTATTTCAGCAGTCCGTAGTAATCGTTTTCGGTACTTTCCTGTCCGGCGATTCACTGCCGGCCTTGACATCATTATCCTGCACCTTCGTCTCACTTTTTGGTGCTCGTTTTTGCTTCCGTTTGTTCTGGTTCTGCGCACTTTTGAGCATTTTATTATCGCTGACCCTAAAAAACAGGGAAGAAATGGAACCAATTAATACAACAgacctttttttgggtgatgGATTTGGATTGTTAGCGTACATTTGTGTTGCCCGCGTTCCAGGACCCCAGTGGGCGGTTGGATTTTCCGGAAAACGGCTAAGCGATTCCTTGCGACTCGGTGGATTCGCGTCCGGATGTATGTCTTCGATGTTGTACTCCTGCGTTGGTTGCTTTCGTAAAATTGCCGTCAGTGGGACACCGTCCAGGAATCGCTCCGGCTTTACCGGATGTAACCTATGCCAACAACGAAGAATATCCCAAAGCACACTGATTGGAGCGTCCGTTTTGATCGAGGTGCGGCTGGCATGGGAATAGGACACTCGATAGCCCGCGTGTAACAGTGCGGACCGCAGGGTTTGCATTCCGATCGATTCCAGCTTCAGTATGCCACACATACGGTCCAGCGCGTAGTAAAGTGGAATATCGTGCAGTTCCTCTCGAATGACCGCCAACGTACCGTAGATCCGTCTGATCGTTGTCAATCGCTTCGTGTCCTCCTGTTCTACTGTGTCAAGCAATTCGTCTAGGAAATCTTCATCGTGCAACGGAGCGGACCATATCGGACCTCCCATGTGATGCTGATGATTGCAATGCTCACAGCGGCCACCTACAAACGGTCCCGTTGGGATACCAAATTTAATTTGCTGCGGGTTTGCTTCGGTGGGGTTCGGTTTCAGTACGCCCAAGGGTTGGAGAGTTAGCGCTTCACAGCCAGTACACTGAAACACCATCGATTGCTTGCTGCTACTCTTCTTGCACGCGTATTTCCCGGTGTATATGCGCACAAATACGCGTATGTAAAAATCGGCCGATATGCTTAGCAGCGGCTTCATGTACCGCCCATACCGGGTGG
Proteins encoded in this window:
- the LOC125762849 gene encoding protein CFAP276, translated to MVQKQPETPIKRERNEEHIPCIDGEGIYRKTLPVPPQTHASKRWSDSLPPNERVFYHQTLSSARRAAHFVNHGKIPLDSLDITLAAQYNHSDDLFLGKNDVVLQEETLGRSTFRRLRNTRDLSPEKIIPLKHPLLIGGLREKSSPNSVKLMNTGPHTPLTNPGYSRQSGDGNFFNY
- the LOC125762844 gene encoding probable tRNA (guanine(26)-N(2))-dimethyltransferase, with product MARVILFTCNSTKSLAKNRSICKISAFQGVQIRARTYSTMAEGNTTTGSLKTIREGSAEILVADHVFYNPVQEFNRDLSICVLTAFSRIYQREKIEQNQRKNPSNEACNETTTLEAGVKHENGLRILEALSATGLRSIRYAKEIPGVKEIIANDLSKSAVESIEQNVKHNQIDHLIKPSFNDAMTLMYMSTKPEQHFTAIDLDPYGHPTRFLDGAVQSIEDGGLLLITATDMAVLAGNSPESCYVKYGSVPLKTKSCHEMALRILLRCIETTATRYGRYMKPLLSISADFYIRVFVRIYTGKYACKKSSSKQSMVFQCTGCEALTLQPLGVLKPNPTEANPQQIKFGIPTGPFVGGRCEHCNHQHHMGGPIWSAPLHDEDFLDELLDTVEQEDTKRLTTIRRIYGTLAVIREELHDIPLYYALDRMCGILKLESIGMQTLRSALLHAGYRVSYSHASRTSIKTDAPISVLWDILRCWHRLHPVKPERFLDGVPLTAILRKQPTQEYNIEDIHPDANPPSRKESLSRFPENPTAHWGPGTRATQMVSDNKMLKSAQNQNKRKQKRAPKSETKVQDNDVKAGSESPDRKVPKTITTDC